A region of Phytohabitans rumicis DNA encodes the following proteins:
- a CDS encoding LLM class F420-dependent oxidoreductase, translating to MTVRLGMTLGYSGGFTEAVDELVEHEAAGLDMVVVPEAYSFDAVSQLGFVAARTDQLLIASGIMQLYTRTPTLTAMTAAGLDYVSGGRFSLGLGTSGPQVIEGFHGVPYDAPLGRTREVVEICRRVWRRETLTFEGRHYRVPLPPGEGTGLGKPLKIINTPVRSRIPVFLGAVGPKSVALAAEIAEGWHTLFFDPDLASTVWGAALADGLAKRDPALGPLDVLASAPFAITDDPDPLLVRHRAQLALYIGGMGARSRNFSNALVRRYGYEREATLIQDLYLSGRKVEAIGAVPEPLVRATSLVGPKEYVRERLAAYAAAGVTTLLASPLAPTREERVRAIGALRGLLDEVPVASR from the coding sequence ATGACCGTGCGGCTGGGGATGACGCTCGGCTACAGCGGCGGCTTCACCGAGGCGGTCGACGAACTGGTCGAGCACGAGGCCGCCGGCCTGGACATGGTCGTGGTCCCGGAGGCGTACAGCTTCGACGCGGTCAGCCAGCTCGGCTTCGTGGCCGCCCGGACCGACCAACTGCTGATCGCCTCCGGCATCATGCAGCTCTACACCCGCACGCCCACGCTGACCGCGATGACCGCGGCCGGGCTGGACTACGTGTCCGGCGGCCGGTTCTCGCTCGGCCTGGGCACCTCCGGCCCGCAGGTCATCGAGGGCTTCCACGGCGTGCCGTACGACGCGCCGCTCGGGCGTACCCGCGAGGTGGTGGAGATCTGCCGCCGGGTGTGGCGGCGCGAGACGCTGACCTTCGAGGGCCGCCACTACCGGGTGCCGCTGCCGCCGGGCGAGGGCACCGGGCTGGGTAAGCCGCTGAAGATAATCAACACGCCGGTGCGGTCCCGCATCCCGGTCTTCCTCGGCGCGGTCGGCCCGAAGAGCGTGGCCCTCGCTGCCGAGATCGCCGAGGGCTGGCACACCCTGTTCTTCGACCCCGACCTGGCGTCCACTGTGTGGGGTGCCGCGCTGGCCGACGGGCTCGCCAAGCGCGACCCCGCGCTCGGCCCGCTGGACGTGCTGGCGTCCGCGCCGTTCGCCATCACCGACGACCCCGATCCGCTGCTGGTCCGGCACCGCGCGCAGCTCGCCCTCTACATCGGAGGGATGGGCGCGCGCAGCCGCAACTTCTCCAACGCGCTGGTCCGCCGCTACGGGTACGAGCGGGAGGCGACCCTGATCCAGGACCTGTACCTGAGCGGCCGCAAGGTCGAGGCGATCGGCGCCGTGCCCGAGCCGCTGGTCCGGGCCACCTCCCTCGTCGGACCGAAGGAATACGTGCGCGAGCGGCTCGCCGCGTACGCCGCCGCCGGAGTGACCACGCTGCTCGCGTCCCCGCTGGCGCCGACCCGCGAGGAGCGGGTCAGGGCGATCGGCGCGCTGCGCGGTCTGCTGGACGAGGTGCCGGTCGCCAGCCGGTGA
- a CDS encoding Zn-dependent alcohol dehydrogenase codes for MRAAVLQTVGDEKIEIRDDVIVIPPGPGEVRIQVRAAGVCHSDLSARDGVLPQPVPAVLGHEAAGDVVEVGDGVEDLAVGDRVIVNWLPSCGSCSFCLRGEPYLCMAHVLLGYVQPRFMVGDTPVFGMAGTGAFAEEVVVHRQGAVKIGDDVPYEVGALIGCGVMTGVGAVINTADVRPGAKVAVIGCGGVGLAAIQGARVAGAAVIVGVDTAAAKLDVARRFGATHAVTPNGLSDLSTEVTGGEGFDYVFDVVAAPQTLRSAWVAARRGGAVVVVGAGRADVHVDFSPFELLFEGKRILSSMYGSAHPHRDYGRLLDLWRAGRLDLEGMISHRLRLDDLPDALAALGRGDVIRQVIVHGTE; via the coding sequence GTGCGGGCAGCGGTGCTCCAGACGGTGGGCGACGAGAAGATCGAGATCCGCGACGACGTGATAGTGATCCCGCCGGGCCCCGGCGAGGTCCGGATCCAGGTCCGGGCGGCCGGCGTGTGCCACTCCGACCTGTCCGCCCGCGACGGCGTGCTGCCGCAACCCGTGCCCGCCGTGCTGGGCCACGAGGCCGCGGGCGACGTGGTCGAGGTCGGCGACGGGGTCGAGGACCTGGCCGTGGGCGACCGCGTCATCGTCAACTGGCTGCCGTCGTGCGGGTCCTGCTCCTTCTGCCTGCGCGGTGAGCCGTACCTGTGCATGGCGCACGTATTGCTCGGCTACGTCCAGCCGCGGTTCATGGTCGGCGACACGCCGGTGTTCGGGATGGCCGGCACCGGGGCGTTCGCCGAAGAGGTGGTCGTGCACCGGCAGGGCGCCGTGAAGATCGGCGACGACGTGCCGTACGAGGTGGGCGCATTGATCGGCTGCGGCGTGATGACGGGCGTCGGCGCGGTCATCAACACCGCCGACGTCCGGCCGGGCGCGAAGGTCGCGGTCATCGGCTGCGGCGGCGTGGGCCTCGCGGCCATCCAGGGCGCCCGGGTCGCGGGCGCGGCGGTCATCGTCGGCGTGGACACCGCGGCGGCGAAGCTCGACGTGGCCCGCCGCTTCGGAGCCACGCACGCGGTCACGCCGAACGGACTGAGCGATCTGTCCACAGAGGTCACCGGCGGCGAGGGCTTCGACTACGTCTTCGACGTCGTCGCCGCACCGCAGACGCTGCGCAGCGCGTGGGTCGCCGCGCGCCGGGGCGGCGCGGTGGTCGTCGTCGGCGCCGGACGCGCGGACGTGCACGTCGACTTCAGCCCCTTCGAGCTGCTCTTCGAGGGCAAGCGGATCCTGTCGTCGATGTACGGCTCGGCACACCCGCACCGGGACTACGGCCGGCTGCTGGACCTGTGGCGGGCCGGCCGGCTCGACCTCGAAGGCATGATTAGCCACCGGCTGCGCCTGGACGACCTGCCCGACGCGCTGGCCGCGCTCGGGCGCGGGGACGTGATCCGGCAGGTCATCGTCCACGGGACGGAATGA
- a CDS encoding TetR/AcrR family transcriptional regulator, with translation MSTTRSTLPSERRAHLVHLAGELFAEKGFRATTVREIADAAGILSGSLYHHFDSKESIGDEILTGFLDDVLAGYRGADADDPRAAIEQIVRTSSATLTRHRAALTMLQRDWNHFGAQPRFAYLRDAMREIEKTWITHLERGKKAGLFRADLDAKLTYRLLRDVLWMPTSWRQGEGGWGTDEVVDAFLRLLFEGINAPKRRRITSKN, from the coding sequence GTGAGCACGACGAGATCCACGCTGCCCTCGGAGCGCCGGGCGCACCTGGTGCACCTGGCCGGGGAGCTGTTCGCCGAGAAGGGCTTCCGGGCCACGACCGTACGCGAGATCGCGGACGCCGCGGGCATCCTGTCCGGCAGCCTCTACCACCACTTCGACTCCAAGGAGTCGATCGGCGACGAGATCCTCACCGGCTTCCTGGACGACGTGCTCGCCGGCTACCGCGGCGCGGACGCCGACGACCCGCGCGCCGCGATCGAGCAGATCGTGCGTACCAGCAGCGCCACCCTCACCCGGCACCGGGCCGCGCTGACCATGCTGCAGCGGGACTGGAACCACTTCGGCGCGCAGCCACGCTTCGCGTACCTGCGGGACGCGATGCGCGAGATCGAAAAGACCTGGATAACCCATCTGGAACGCGGTAAGAAGGCCGGCCTCTTCCGCGCCGACCTGGACGCGAAGCTCACCTACCGGCTGCTGCGGGACGTGCTGTGGATGCCGACCTCGTGGCGGCAGGGCGAGGGCGGCTGGGGCACCGACGAGGTGGTCGACGCGTTCCTGCGCCTGCTTTTCGAGGGCATCAACGCACCAAAGCGTCGGCGGATCACCAGTAAAAACTGA